The following proteins come from a genomic window of Actinomarinicola tropica:
- the leuS gene encoding leucine--tRNA ligase has protein sequence MSDGYDVQAIEAKWQQRWRDSGAYEIDNDDQRPPYYVLSMYPYPSGRAHMGHVRNYTFGDLIVRYRTMNGYGVLSPIGFDSFGLPAENAAIRTGEHPRTFTDARIEELASSLQRIGAVYDWRRQVKSHDPSYIKWTQWIFLRFLEAGLAYRAEAPVNWCPGCQTVLANEQVLADGTCERSGDVVEKRDLEQWFFKITDYADQLLDDLDDLEWPERVKTMQRNWIGRSKGAEFDMDVVDADGEPHPSGRSFRVFTTRPDTSFGMTFAVLAPEHELVEEIVVEERRAEVEAFVARVRKETEIDRLSAEGPLEKRGIFTGAYARNPFTGKPVPIYLADYVLTTYGTGAIMAVPAEDQRDWDFATAYGLPIVRTVQPPEGWEGEAYTGDGPRINSDWLDGMDKTTAIAAAIDWLEERGIGERTVNYRLRDWLLSRQRFWGCPIPVVHCPSCGIVPVPDEELPVLAPDDVEFLPTGESPLKLHEGFLRAECPTCRGPATRETDTMDTFVDSSWYFLRFADPFNESAPFSADAASRWLPVDQYIGGVEHAILHLMYARFFTKALADLGYAPKELREPFKRLFTQGMVRLHGAKMSKSKGNLVAPEEIIDSDGADALRLAHLFVSPPSDDVDWDAVTIEGASRFLARVWRLANGEIGTAVDRAPTPADEAIERATHQLIVRITDEFERWSYNTAVAGCMELVNELYRYAQSDDGARRETLDEAVDTLLKVMAPMTPHITAELWERRHGDSVHTQTWPTADPSKLAVATVTMVVQVNGKVRDRIEVDAGLDEDAAVAAALASEKVQAQLGGAEPRKVIARPPKLVNVVA, from the coding sequence ATGAGCGACGGGTACGACGTGCAGGCCATCGAGGCCAAGTGGCAGCAGCGGTGGCGCGACTCCGGCGCGTACGAGATCGACAACGACGACCAGCGGCCGCCGTACTACGTGCTGTCGATGTACCCGTACCCGAGCGGACGGGCGCACATGGGTCACGTCCGGAACTACACGTTCGGCGACCTCATCGTCCGCTACCGCACGATGAACGGCTACGGCGTGCTGTCGCCGATCGGCTTCGACTCCTTCGGGCTGCCCGCGGAGAACGCCGCCATCCGCACCGGCGAGCACCCGCGCACCTTCACCGACGCGCGCATCGAGGAGCTGGCCTCGTCGCTCCAGCGCATCGGCGCCGTCTACGACTGGCGCCGCCAGGTCAAGAGCCACGACCCGAGCTACATCAAGTGGACCCAGTGGATCTTCCTGCGCTTCCTCGAGGCCGGGCTCGCCTACCGGGCCGAGGCCCCGGTGAACTGGTGCCCCGGGTGCCAGACGGTGCTGGCCAACGAGCAGGTCCTGGCCGACGGCACCTGCGAGCGCTCCGGCGACGTGGTCGAGAAGCGGGACCTCGAGCAGTGGTTCTTCAAGATCACCGACTACGCCGACCAGCTGCTCGACGACCTCGACGACCTCGAGTGGCCCGAGCGGGTCAAGACGATGCAGCGCAACTGGATCGGGCGGTCCAAGGGCGCGGAGTTCGACATGGACGTCGTCGACGCCGACGGCGAGCCGCATCCGAGCGGTCGGTCGTTCCGCGTCTTCACGACCCGCCCCGACACCAGCTTCGGCATGACGTTCGCCGTCCTCGCCCCCGAGCACGAACTCGTCGAGGAGATCGTGGTGGAGGAGCGGCGGGCGGAGGTCGAGGCGTTCGTCGCTCGGGTCCGCAAGGAGACCGAGATCGACCGCCTCTCGGCCGAGGGACCGCTCGAGAAGCGCGGCATCTTCACCGGCGCCTACGCCCGCAACCCGTTCACCGGGAAGCCGGTGCCGATCTACCTGGCCGACTACGTCCTCACCACGTACGGCACGGGGGCGATCATGGCCGTCCCGGCCGAGGACCAGCGCGACTGGGACTTCGCCACCGCCTACGGCCTGCCGATCGTGCGCACGGTGCAGCCGCCGGAGGGCTGGGAGGGGGAGGCGTACACAGGCGACGGGCCGCGCATCAACAGCGACTGGCTCGACGGCATGGACAAGACGACGGCGATCGCCGCCGCCATCGACTGGCTCGAGGAGCGCGGCATCGGCGAGCGCACGGTCAACTACCGCCTGCGCGACTGGCTCCTGTCCCGCCAGCGCTTCTGGGGGTGCCCGATCCCCGTGGTGCACTGCCCGTCGTGCGGCATCGTCCCGGTGCCCGACGAGGAGCTGCCCGTCCTGGCGCCCGACGACGTCGAGTTCCTGCCCACCGGCGAGTCGCCGCTCAAGCTCCACGAGGGCTTCCTGCGCGCCGAGTGCCCCACCTGCCGCGGCCCGGCCACCCGCGAGACCGACACCATGGACACGTTCGTCGACTCGTCCTGGTACTTCCTGCGCTTCGCCGACCCCTTCAACGAGTCCGCCCCGTTCTCCGCCGACGCGGCGTCGCGCTGGCTGCCCGTCGACCAGTACATCGGCGGCGTGGAGCACGCCATCCTCCACCTGATGTACGCCCGCTTCTTCACCAAGGCGCTGGCCGACCTCGGCTACGCCCCGAAGGAGCTGCGCGAGCCGTTCAAGCGCCTGTTCACCCAGGGGATGGTGCGGCTCCACGGCGCCAAGATGTCGAAGTCGAAGGGCAACCTGGTCGCCCCCGAGGAGATCATCGACAGCGACGGGGCCGACGCGCTGCGGCTCGCCCACCTCTTCGTCTCCCCGCCGAGCGACGACGTCGACTGGGACGCCGTCACCATCGAGGGGGCCAGCCGCTTCCTCGCCCGGGTCTGGCGCCTGGCCAACGGCGAGATCGGCACGGCGGTGGACCGCGCCCCGACGCCCGCCGATGAGGCGATCGAGCGGGCCACGCACCAGCTGATCGTCCGCATCACCGACGAGTTCGAGCGGTGGTCGTACAACACCGCGGTCGCCGGGTGCATGGAGCTCGTGAACGAGCTCTACCGCTACGCCCAATCCGACGACGGCGCCCGGCGCGAGACCCTCGACGAGGCGGTCGACACCCTGCTGAAGGTCATGGCGCCGATGACCCCGCACATCACGGCCGAGCTGTGGGAGCGCCGCCACGGCGACTCGGTCCACACCCAGACCTGGCCCACCGCCGACCCCTCGAAGCTGGCGGTGGCGACCGTGACGATGGTGGTCCAGGTCAACGGCAAGGTGCGCGACCGCATCGAGGTCGACGCCGGCCTCGACGAGGACGCGGCGGTGGCTGCGGCGCTGGCCTCCGAGAAGGTCCAGGCCCAGCTCGGCGGCGCCGAGCCCCGCAAGGTGATCGCCCGCCCGCCGAAGCTGGTGAACGTCGTCGCGTAG
- the rsfS gene encoding ribosome silencing factor, with protein sequence MSTEHDTDTDPTHWALLAARAAAAKGGNDPVVLDVGSVVAITGAFVIVSAGNSRLVRTLVDEVEAKITEAGGPKPRRVEGRDTLQWVLVDYGDFVVHVFDDEARAFYELERLWSDVPRLEWDEPPAAAEA encoded by the coding sequence ATCAGCACCGAGCACGACACGGACACGGACCCCACGCACTGGGCGCTCCTCGCAGCCCGCGCCGCGGCCGCCAAGGGAGGCAACGACCCGGTCGTGCTCGACGTCGGCAGCGTCGTCGCGATCACGGGCGCCTTCGTCATCGTCAGCGCCGGCAACAGCCGGTTGGTCCGCACCCTCGTCGACGAGGTCGAGGCCAAGATCACCGAGGCCGGCGGTCCGAAGCCGCGGCGCGTCGAGGGACGGGACACGCTCCAGTGGGTCCTCGTCGACTACGGGGACTTCGTCGTGCACGTCTTCGACGACGAGGCCCGGGCCTTCTACGAGCTCGAGCGGCTCTGGTCCGACGTGCCCCGCCTGGAGTGGGACGAGCCGCCCGCCGCCGCCGAGGCCTGA
- a CDS encoding LCP family protein, whose protein sequence is MTTQADQDVPARFPHAPDAPDRRPRRSEQRRRAQRVHQRAMTAYVAALVLLGLAVPVLGWIGVQVILDSSDGQVVDPQLDPNEPGFQALVAPSPTLLVLHVDDAGGLVGTTLLGLPSEDGDGGGVLLVPPATVGDVPDIGELPIDAAYAYSGLDAARATAEWALGISIDDVVVLDPAEWSDVISSTGPLALTNPDVLRDAEGDVAFPAGELVLEPSQVPAYAAALQPGESRLNRLFRQELVWRAWLDAMAEDPTAVQFPGEQERGLARFLPTIASGTVHLEALPVEPVPVSDPSTPETFVAAPEVLDRVIPEVVPFPASNAGGSRPLVRVLAGTGPQEGTVEVARRVVAAGGQVVLVGNADRFDHAETQITYWDDTRREEAQEVAEALGFGTVTRVDEVDESADIVVVIGQDLAGALGT, encoded by the coding sequence GTGACGACCCAGGCGGACCAGGACGTGCCGGCGCGCTTCCCCCACGCTCCCGACGCGCCGGATCGGCGCCCCCGTCGCTCCGAGCAGCGTCGCAGGGCGCAGCGCGTCCACCAGCGGGCGATGACGGCCTACGTCGCGGCCCTGGTCCTCCTCGGCCTCGCCGTGCCCGTGCTCGGCTGGATCGGCGTGCAGGTGATCCTCGACAGCAGCGACGGCCAGGTCGTCGACCCCCAGCTCGACCCGAACGAGCCCGGCTTCCAGGCGCTGGTCGCGCCCTCGCCGACGCTGCTCGTCCTCCACGTCGACGACGCCGGCGGGCTGGTCGGCACCACCCTGCTCGGCCTGCCCAGCGAGGACGGCGACGGCGGCGGTGTGCTCCTCGTGCCGCCGGCGACGGTGGGCGACGTCCCCGACATCGGCGAGCTGCCGATCGACGCGGCGTACGCGTACAGCGGGCTCGACGCGGCGCGCGCCACCGCCGAGTGGGCGCTCGGCATCTCGATCGACGACGTCGTGGTCCTCGACCCGGCGGAATGGAGCGACGTCATCAGCTCGACCGGGCCCCTGGCCCTCACCAACCCCGACGTCCTCCGCGACGCCGAGGGCGACGTGGCGTTCCCCGCCGGCGAGCTGGTGCTCGAACCGAGCCAGGTGCCCGCCTACGCCGCCGCGCTCCAGCCCGGCGAGAGCCGCCTCAACCGCCTCTTCCGCCAGGAGCTCGTGTGGCGCGCCTGGCTCGACGCGATGGCCGAGGACCCGACCGCCGTGCAGTTCCCCGGCGAGCAGGAGCGCGGGCTGGCCCGCTTCCTGCCGACGATCGCCTCGGGCACCGTCCACCTCGAGGCCCTTCCCGTCGAGCCTGTGCCCGTGAGCGACCCGTCGACACCGGAGACGTTCGTCGCCGCCCCCGAGGTGCTCGATCGGGTGATCCCCGAGGTCGTCCCGTTCCCGGCGAGCAACGCGGGCGGCAGCCGACCGCTCGTCCGCGTGCTCGCGGGCACGGGTCCGCAGGAGGGCACGGTGGAGGTGGCCCGGCGCGTGGTCGCGGCGGGTGGCCAGGTCGTGCTGGTGGGCAACGCCGACCGGTTCGACCACGCCGAGACCCAGATCACCTACTGGGACGACACCCGCCGCGAGGAGGCCCAGGAGGTCGCGGAGGCCCTCGGGTTCGGTACCGTGACCAGGGTCGACGAGGTCGACGAGAGCGCCGACATCGTGGTCGTCATCGGCCAGGACCTCGCCGGCGCCCTGGGCACGTAG
- the nadD gene encoding nicotinate-nucleotide adenylyltransferase, which yields MGRRERVGIFGGTFDPPHVGHLVAALNARHGARLDRVLLVVANEPWQKLGVRDLSPAADRLAMVDAAVDGVEGLAASDIEIRRGGRSYTADTLAQLHDELPGADLFLILGSDAVAGLPTWEHTERLKELADIVVVDRPGTEGARPPEGYRYEVVEVPQLEISSTDIRARVRDGRPLDYLLPRDVIACVLGRGLYRDGA from the coding sequence GTGGGGAGACGTGAGCGCGTGGGCATCTTCGGTGGCACCTTCGACCCACCCCACGTCGGTCACCTCGTCGCCGCCCTCAACGCCCGCCACGGCGCCCGCCTCGATCGCGTGCTCCTCGTCGTGGCCAACGAACCGTGGCAGAAGCTCGGGGTGCGCGACCTCAGCCCCGCCGCCGATCGGCTCGCGATGGTCGACGCCGCGGTCGACGGCGTCGAAGGGCTGGCGGCGAGCGACATCGAGATCCGGCGTGGCGGCCGCTCCTACACCGCCGACACGCTGGCCCAGCTCCACGACGAGCTGCCCGGTGCCGACCTGTTCCTCATCCTCGGCAGCGACGCCGTCGCCGGGCTGCCCACCTGGGAGCACACGGAGCGCCTGAAGGAGCTGGCCGACATCGTCGTGGTCGACCGGCCGGGCACCGAGGGGGCGCGGCCCCCCGAGGGCTACCGCTACGAGGTCGTCGAGGTCCCCCAGCTCGAGATCTCGAGCACCGACATCCGCGCCCGGGTCCGCGACGGGCGTCCGCTCGACTACCTGCTGCCGCGCGACGTCATCGCCTGCGTCCTCGGGCGCGGGCTGTACCGGGACGGCGCGTGA
- a CDS encoding sigma-70 family RNA polymerase sigma factor, which produces MSDSVGQYLNEIGAVPLLNAQEERELAQIIEKGAEARARLEAGETGRELTRAVRAAAAAKDRFIRANLRLVVSVARRYPLPPSMELLDLVQEGNLGLEHAVDKFDWRKGFKFSTYATFWIRQAIGRALDQKASLVRLPGDRSASLRAALRQVSGDGDELDDEHARLHRLTTPTSLDRTIGDDDSNELIDLLSDGGPSPEQEVIARSDEAAVTGLLDVLDPRARRAVEQRFGLDDGRKKSYREVGEDLGVTAEAARRLVKRAVNVVREQAAAATDAA; this is translated from the coding sequence ATGAGTGATTCCGTCGGCCAGTACCTCAACGAGATCGGCGCCGTCCCCCTGCTCAACGCGCAGGAGGAGCGCGAGCTCGCCCAGATCATCGAGAAGGGCGCCGAGGCGCGCGCCCGGCTCGAGGCCGGGGAGACCGGCCGCGAGCTCACCCGGGCGGTGCGCGCCGCCGCCGCGGCGAAGGACCGCTTCATCCGGGCCAACCTGCGCCTGGTGGTCAGCGTCGCCCGTCGCTACCCGCTGCCCCCGAGCATGGAGCTGCTGGACCTCGTCCAGGAGGGCAACCTCGGGCTCGAGCACGCCGTCGACAAGTTCGACTGGCGCAAGGGCTTCAAGTTCTCCACCTACGCCACGTTCTGGATCCGCCAGGCCATCGGCCGGGCCCTCGACCAGAAGGCCAGCCTCGTCCGCCTGCCGGGCGACCGTTCGGCGAGCCTGCGAGCCGCCCTCCGCCAGGTGTCCGGCGACGGCGACGAGCTCGACGACGAGCACGCCCGCCTGCACCGGCTCACCACCCCGACCTCGCTCGACCGCACGATCGGCGACGACGACAGCAACGAGCTCATCGACCTGCTGTCCGACGGTGGCCCGAGCCCCGAGCAGGAGGTCATCGCCCGCTCCGACGAGGCGGCGGTCACCGGTCTCCTCGACGTCCTCGACCCCCGGGCACGTCGCGCCGTCGAGCAGCGGTTCGGCCTCGACGACGGCCGCAAGAAGTCCTACCGCGAGGTCGGCGAGGATCTCGGCGTCACCGCCGAGGCCGCTCGCCGGCTGGTCAAGCGGGCCGTCAACGTCGTGCGCGAGCAGGCGGCGGCGGCCACCGACGCCGCCTGA